Proteins found in one Paenibacillus dendritiformis genomic segment:
- the thiD gene encoding bifunctional hydroxymethylpyrimidine kinase/phosphomethylpyrimidine kinase produces MTIYKALTIAGSDSGGGAGIQADIKTFQELGVFGMSAIAAITIQNTLGVSGVHSIPTEAVIGQMDAIGSDLPPDAVKTGMLFNREIIMAVADRIVRFGWKAVVVDPVMIAKGGSELLQKEAVEALKEHLLPHALVVTPNIPEAEVLTGIPIQTMEDRREAAKRLSDCGPAYVVIKGGHSEGEDLVTDLLYDGVQFTELHGKRVHTRHTHGTGCTFSAAMAAELAKGSSVADAVGTARAFIQAALEETLGIGQGHGPTNHWAYGRRMAVRS; encoded by the coding sequence ATGACCATATACAAGGCACTGACGATTGCCGGTTCGGACAGCGGCGGGGGAGCCGGGATTCAGGCCGACATCAAGACGTTCCAGGAACTCGGCGTATTCGGGATGTCGGCGATTGCGGCCATCACGATCCAGAATACGTTGGGCGTATCCGGGGTACATTCGATTCCGACCGAGGCTGTCATCGGACAAATGGATGCGATCGGATCCGATCTCCCCCCGGATGCCGTCAAGACAGGCATGCTGTTCAACAGGGAGATTATTATGGCGGTGGCTGACCGCATCGTGCGTTTCGGCTGGAAGGCCGTCGTGGTTGATCCGGTGATGATCGCCAAGGGCGGATCGGAGCTGCTGCAAAAAGAGGCGGTCGAAGCGTTGAAGGAGCACCTGCTGCCGCATGCTCTCGTCGTGACCCCCAATATCCCCGAGGCCGAGGTACTGACCGGGATTCCGATCCAGACGATGGAGGACCGGCGCGAGGCTGCCAAGCGGCTCAGCGATTGCGGCCCTGCATACGTCGTCATCAAAGGCGGTCACAGCGAGGGGGAAGACCTTGTGACGGACCTGCTCTATGACGGCGTGCAATTCACGGAGCTGCACGGGAAGCGGGTTCATACCCGCCATACGCATGGAACCGGGTGCACCTTCTCCGCAGCCATGGCGGCGGAGCTGGCCAAAGGATCGTCCGTCGCCGATGCCGTCGGCACCGCCCGCGCGTTCATCCAGGCGGCGCTGGAAGAGACGCTCGGCATCGGCCAAGGCCATGGGCCGACCAACCACTGGGCTTACGGCCGCAGAATGGCGGTGCGCTCATGA
- a CDS encoding putative holin-like toxin, translating into MIAFGLFVIALLSFSNKK; encoded by the coding sequence ATGATTGCATTCGGATTGTTCGTGATTGCGCTGCTGTCCTTCTCTAACAAGAAGTAG
- a CDS encoding class I SAM-dependent methyltransferase, whose product MQTSWKEEDVAKQFEAYNDILEQTLGFRFVFDLLKTVPAGKRVLDYGCGPGKVSYRLAETSDVQVIAVDESRNMLDIAMQKRSHPRVDYRHIEQDRLTFLEDNSVDGAMTCYVFINTSSRERIARIIGEIHRVLAPGASYVILDTHPDSTGIDFSTFRNGVPGKAYGHGEARQEWLHLPNGEDMILHDFHWPKEMYRELLEDAGFGHIECIEPTLRDIPPEELRRIEQESRFDQWKMERDYPPFLIYRAVKEA is encoded by the coding sequence ATGCAGACTTCCTGGAAGGAAGAGGACGTGGCGAAGCAGTTCGAAGCGTATAACGACATTTTGGAGCAGACATTGGGGTTCCGCTTCGTGTTCGATCTATTGAAGACCGTTCCCGCGGGCAAACGGGTGCTGGATTATGGCTGCGGTCCCGGGAAAGTGTCTTACCGCTTGGCGGAAACGTCCGATGTGCAAGTGATCGCTGTCGATGAATCGAGGAATATGCTCGATATCGCCATGCAGAAACGCTCTCACCCCCGGGTAGACTACCGCCACATCGAGCAGGATCGGTTAACGTTCCTGGAAGACAACTCGGTAGATGGGGCCATGACCTGCTATGTTTTCATCAATACGAGCAGCCGAGAGAGAATCGCGCGCATTATCGGTGAGATTCATCGGGTGCTGGCTCCGGGCGCTTCTTATGTCATTTTGGATACGCATCCGGATTCGACGGGGATTGATTTCTCGACATTCCGCAACGGGGTTCCGGGGAAAGCCTACGGGCATGGCGAAGCCCGGCAAGAATGGCTCCATCTTCCGAACGGCGAGGATATGATTCTCCATGATTTCCACTGGCCTAAGGAGATGTACCGCGAGCTACTGGAAGATGCCGGCTTCGGGCATATCGAATGTATAGAGCCCACGTTGCGCGATATTCCGCCGGAGGAGTTAAGAAGAATTGAGCAGGAGAGCCGGTTCGATCAATGGAAAATGGAGCGGGATTATCCGCCCTTCCTTATTTACCGGGCAGTCAAAGAGGCGTGA
- the bcmE gene encoding thiamine pyridinylase yields the protein MSKVKGFIYKQFMIVLALLLVVVGPAGAGAAQSDAPSDITLKVAIYPYVPDPSRFQAAVLDQWQRQEPGVKLEFTEWDSYSEDPPDDLDVFVLDSIFLSHFVDAGYLLPFGSQDIDQAEDVVPFALQGAKRNGKVYGLPQILCTNLLFYRKGDLKLGQVNNIYELYKKIGTNPSEQIPPPKNKGLLINMAGGTTKASMYLEALIDVTGQYTEYDILPPLDPLNDKVIRGLRLLIDMAGEKPSQYAPEDGDSYVRASWFAEGSGRAFIGYSESMMRMGEYADQVQFKTISSSAGQDIPLFYSDVVSVNSKTVYPELAQKLANIMASADTVEQALRPQADGQYPQYLLPARHQVYEALMQDYPIYSELSRIVNQPSNRVFRLGPEVRTWLKDAKQVLPEALGLTDVSSLAS from the coding sequence ATGTCAAAGGTAAAAGGCTTCATTTATAAGCAATTCATGATTGTGCTGGCATTGCTGCTCGTAGTCGTTGGTCCGGCCGGAGCCGGGGCGGCCCAGTCCGATGCGCCTTCGGATATTACGCTGAAGGTGGCGATCTATCCGTATGTGCCCGATCCTTCCCGTTTCCAGGCGGCCGTCCTTGACCAGTGGCAGCGCCAGGAGCCTGGCGTCAAGCTGGAGTTTACGGAATGGGATTCCTACTCCGAGGATCCGCCGGATGATTTGGATGTGTTCGTGCTGGATTCGATTTTTCTAAGCCATTTTGTCGATGCAGGGTATCTCCTGCCCTTCGGCAGCCAGGATATCGACCAGGCGGAGGATGTGGTCCCTTTTGCTCTGCAAGGAGCGAAGCGCAACGGCAAGGTCTACGGCCTTCCGCAAATTTTATGCACGAACCTGCTGTTTTACCGGAAAGGCGATTTGAAGCTAGGGCAAGTCAACAATATCTATGAGCTGTACAAAAAAATAGGAACCAACCCCTCCGAGCAGATTCCGCCTCCGAAAAATAAGGGCTTGTTAATTAATATGGCGGGCGGGACGACGAAGGCGAGCATGTATTTGGAGGCGCTTATCGATGTGACCGGCCAGTATACGGAATATGATATTCTTCCGCCGCTGGATCCCCTGAATGACAAGGTTATTCGCGGCTTGCGGCTGCTGATCGATATGGCGGGGGAAAAGCCGTCGCAGTATGCTCCTGAGGATGGCGACTCCTATGTAAGAGCGTCGTGGTTCGCGGAAGGCAGCGGACGGGCCTTCATCGGCTACAGCGAGTCGATGATGCGCATGGGCGAGTATGCTGATCAGGTCCAGTTCAAGACGATTTCCTCATCGGCGGGGCAGGACATCCCTCTGTTCTACAGCGATGTCGTGAGCGTGAACTCCAAGACGGTCTATCCGGAGCTAGCCCAAAAACTGGCGAATATTATGGCTTCCGCGGATACGGTAGAGCAAGCTCTGCGCCCGCAGGCCGATGGCCAATATCCACAGTATCTGTTGCCTGCCCGGCATCAGGTATATGAGGCATTGATGCAAGATTATCCGATTTATTCCGAATTGTCGCGTATCGTGAACCAGCCGTCGAATCGAGTGTTCCGGCTTGGGCCTGAAGTGCGCACGTGGCTGAAGGATGCCAAGCAAGTGCTGCCCGAAGCGCTCGGCTTGACGGACGTCTCAAGCCTGGCGAGCTAA
- the thiE gene encoding thiamine phosphate synthase, translated as MSRLRPEEIRAHLRLYLVMGSVNCRMDPVQVAEEALAGGVSVLQYREKGTGALTGDDKRRLGAELQAVCKRHGVPFIVNDDLELALELGADGIHIGQQDERADRVRSRIGDLMLGVSAHTVEEARLAIEQGADYLGIGPIYPTQSKEDALEAQGPSIIVDIRAAGINVPLVGIGGITLANAGAVLEAGADGIAVISALTGSDDIRAAAASFRRLGPG; from the coding sequence ATGAGCAGACTCCGGCCGGAAGAGATTCGGGCTCATCTGCGGCTTTACCTGGTCATGGGCAGCGTGAACTGCCGAATGGATCCAGTTCAGGTGGCTGAAGAAGCGTTGGCTGGCGGCGTGTCGGTCCTGCAATACCGCGAGAAGGGGACAGGGGCATTGACTGGCGACGACAAGAGGCGGCTGGGGGCCGAGCTGCAAGCGGTGTGCAAGCGGCACGGCGTTCCGTTCATCGTGAACGACGATCTGGAGCTCGCCCTGGAGCTTGGCGCCGACGGCATCCATATCGGGCAGCAGGATGAGCGGGCCGACCGCGTGCGGTCCCGCATTGGCGACCTCATGCTCGGCGTATCGGCGCACACGGTCGAGGAGGCGCGGCTGGCAATAGAGCAGGGAGCGGATTATTTGGGCATCGGCCCCATTTACCCGACCCAATCGAAGGAGGATGCGCTGGAAGCGCAGGGGCCCTCTATCATCGTAGACATCCGGGCGGCGGGCATCAATGTGCCGCTTGTGGGCATCGGCGGGATTACGCTCGCGAACGCCGGGGCGGTTCTGGAAGCGGGGGCGGATGGCATCGCTGTCATCTCGGCGCTGACGGGCTCGGACGATATTCGGGCGGCAGCGGCCAGCTTCCGCCGGTTGGGGCCGGGATAG
- a CDS encoding nucleoside 2-deoxyribosyltransferase, whose protein sequence is MSVVNETGTKKLFLAGPFKSLVDAKTGCMQENEQRKLVQLISFFEARNYDVHNAHKREGWGKDFMTPDQCTAIDFEEIRACDQFVAFPGCPASPGTHIEIGWASAFGKPIVLLLEEGKEYAFLIRGLGQVANVTYIYYREEQDYLSELERMFAIP, encoded by the coding sequence ATGAGTGTCGTGAACGAAACGGGTACGAAGAAGCTGTTTTTGGCAGGGCCATTCAAGAGCTTGGTGGACGCGAAAACAGGCTGCATGCAGGAGAATGAACAACGCAAGCTGGTTCAACTCATCTCTTTTTTTGAAGCGAGAAATTATGATGTTCACAATGCCCATAAACGTGAGGGCTGGGGGAAAGACTTCATGACACCCGATCAATGCACGGCGATCGACTTCGAGGAAATTCGCGCCTGCGATCAGTTCGTCGCCTTTCCCGGCTGCCCGGCTTCTCCGGGGACGCATATCGAGATTGGCTGGGCCTCCGCTTTTGGCAAGCCGATCGTATTGCTGCTGGAGGAGGGGAAGGAGTATGCCTTCCTCATTCGGGGGCTTGGCCAGGTGGCCAACGTGACGTACATCTATTACCGGGAGGAACAAGACTATCTATCGGAATTGGAGCGGATGTTCGCCATTCCATAA
- a CDS encoding HAD family hydrolase, whose product MKRGKKGPATNVVVNTEERLMQMVQLSAGERSARVRGILFDKDGTLLQFMSLWGWWAEKVLHDLEQELKKEGGSLPEQPGYILGVIIEEDGSIRRHDRQGALAMGSPSQMIGIATYLLHRTGVPWNEALRRVTAVFENANEQVLEQANIVPITGTVAFLDRCKALGLTLAVVTADDKGPSEQHLEKMGIRHYFDAVIGDDCVERGKPFPDMVELACREIGLKPDEVAVIGDSIGDMEMGRSAGVALNIFIDEERAFTDAPAAADAMIRAYDEIGLQS is encoded by the coding sequence GTGAAAAGAGGAAAAAAGGGCCCGGCGACGAATGTAGTTGTCAATACAGAGGAGAGGTTGATGCAGATGGTTCAGTTGAGCGCGGGAGAGCGCAGCGCCCGGGTCCGTGGCATTCTGTTCGACAAGGACGGCACGCTGCTGCAATTTATGAGCTTGTGGGGTTGGTGGGCTGAGAAGGTGCTTCACGACCTGGAGCAGGAGTTGAAAAAAGAGGGCGGCTCCCTGCCGGAGCAGCCTGGATATATATTAGGGGTTATTATTGAAGAGGATGGTTCGATTCGGAGGCATGACCGCCAGGGAGCGCTCGCGATGGGCTCCCCGTCGCAAATGATCGGCATCGCCACGTATTTGCTCCATCGGACAGGGGTGCCGTGGAATGAAGCGTTGCGGCGCGTTACCGCTGTCTTCGAGAACGCGAACGAGCAGGTGCTCGAGCAAGCCAATATCGTGCCGATTACCGGTACGGTCGCATTTCTGGACCGCTGCAAGGCGTTGGGATTGACGTTGGCCGTCGTCACGGCCGATGACAAGGGACCGTCAGAGCAGCATCTGGAGAAGATGGGGATTCGCCATTATTTCGATGCGGTCATCGGCGACGATTGCGTGGAGCGGGGCAAGCCATTCCCGGATATGGTCGAGCTGGCCTGCCGCGAGATCGGCTTGAAGCCGGATGAAGTCGCCGTCATCGGCGACTCGATCGGCGACATGGAGATGGGACGCAGCGCCGGCGTGGCGCTGAACATCTTCATTGATGAAGAGCGCGCCTTCACCGATGCGCCGGCCGCCGCCGATGCGATGATTCGCGCCTATGATGAGATTGGGCTGCAATCGTAG
- a CDS encoding HAD-IIA family hydrolase, which yields MLFDAFDVFLFDLDGVIYVGPEALPGAVEALERLRSGGKTIRFLTNNPCMTREQTAARLNRLGIEAGTDEVISSGWATARCLRERQVGSVYVLGDEHLERECREAGLDIVDVNDAEAVVVGWSDDLTLRDIQKAVTRIANGAQFFATNADWSFPGPDGPMMAVGTAVEAIKMASGKTPYIVGKPYPYMFRQALQQVEDWSRAVMFGDTPDADIVGAHRIGISAVLISSGPYSGYSSARDYRKPDAIIPDLRSLWDEDLRLERWVPPAFPWPDDIKPGVAGIVMDERGRVLLMKRSDNGCWGVPSGHVERGESVEEAIVREIREETGLQVEVKRLVGLYSDPESQVFTYPNGAVSHFVTACFRCETVGGTLVRTGDETLDVNYFEVDRLPDHMLAMHPRWIADALAEESLCIFR from the coding sequence GTGTTATTCGATGCATTTGACGTGTTTTTGTTTGATTTGGACGGCGTCATCTATGTCGGACCGGAGGCTTTGCCCGGTGCAGTCGAAGCGCTGGAACGTTTGCGCTCCGGGGGCAAGACGATCCGATTCCTGACCAATAATCCCTGTATGACGCGGGAGCAGACCGCAGCCAGGCTGAACCGTCTAGGAATTGAAGCCGGGACGGACGAAGTCATCTCCTCGGGCTGGGCAACAGCGCGTTGCCTGCGGGAACGGCAGGTGGGTTCTGTATATGTGCTCGGGGATGAGCATCTGGAGCGGGAGTGCCGGGAGGCCGGCCTTGACATTGTGGACGTGAACGACGCCGAGGCCGTCGTGGTCGGCTGGAGCGACGATCTGACGCTGCGGGACATTCAAAAAGCAGTGACGCGCATTGCGAATGGCGCACAGTTCTTCGCCACCAATGCCGATTGGAGCTTCCCGGGGCCTGATGGGCCCATGATGGCAGTCGGGACGGCCGTGGAAGCTATCAAGATGGCTTCGGGCAAGACGCCGTATATCGTAGGCAAGCCCTATCCTTATATGTTCCGGCAGGCGCTGCAGCAGGTGGAGGACTGGTCCCGGGCCGTCATGTTCGGGGATACGCCAGATGCGGATATCGTGGGCGCGCACCGGATAGGCATCTCGGCGGTTCTTATATCCAGCGGGCCGTATTCCGGATATTCGTCTGCCCGGGATTACCGCAAGCCCGATGCGATTATTCCCGATTTGCGCAGCCTGTGGGATGAAGACCTGCGTCTGGAGCGTTGGGTCCCGCCCGCTTTTCCTTGGCCGGACGATATCAAGCCTGGAGTGGCGGGCATCGTCATGGACGAACGCGGCAGGGTTCTCCTGATGAAGCGTTCAGATAACGGTTGCTGGGGAGTTCCGTCGGGTCATGTGGAGCGGGGGGAGAGCGTTGAGGAGGCGATCGTGCGGGAAATCCGCGAAGAGACCGGATTGCAGGTGGAAGTCAAGCGGTTGGTCGGCCTATACTCCGATCCCGAGTCGCAAGTGTTCACCTATCCAAATGGAGCGGTCAGCCACTTCGTGACGGCATGCTTTCGCTGCGAAACGGTGGGAGGAACGCTTGTCAGAACGGGGGACGAGACGTTGGATGTCAACTATTTCGAGGTGGACCGGCTGCCGGACCATATGCTCGCGATGCATCCCCGGTGGATCGCGGATGCCTTGGCGGAGGAATCGCTTTGCATTTTCCGTTAG
- a CDS encoding thymidylate synthase codes for MRFDRFHEAYLATLDTVGSQPQFRNAPRGHQSRERLNYQFALANPVERICYLASRRTNIVFNFAEALWYLSARDDLDFIGYYNRKMREYSMNGQTLAGTAYGPKIFRFGSGQVNQWQRIAHLLGRDDPDSKRAFIQIFDANEELGSANIDVSCTLGLQFFVREQKLYAIAYMRANDAFRGMVSDVFSFTFIQELLARELGLELGDYYHVVGSVHIYQPDDEAVERVLAEAASGTKGQRDEFPVMPSGNPWPYLETVLEYESLLREDCVTLSGPDIEALDLPVYWQQVLLLFSFYQSVAYSRPADASVLHALCPLYQRLLHHKWPRQTKTPLFEHQ; via the coding sequence GTGCGCTTTGACCGTTTTCACGAAGCTTATCTGGCTACGCTGGACACCGTCGGCAGCCAGCCGCAGTTCCGCAATGCCCCGCGTGGCCATCAGAGCCGCGAGCGGCTGAATTATCAATTCGCCCTTGCGAATCCCGTAGAGCGTATCTGTTATTTGGCGAGCCGCCGCACGAATATCGTATTTAATTTTGCCGAGGCGCTGTGGTACTTGTCTGCCAGGGACGATCTGGACTTTATCGGTTACTACAATCGAAAAATGAGAGAGTACTCGATGAACGGCCAGACGCTTGCCGGAACAGCATACGGGCCTAAAATATTCCGCTTTGGATCCGGTCAAGTGAATCAATGGCAGCGGATCGCGCATTTGCTGGGCCGGGATGATCCCGATTCCAAGCGGGCGTTTATTCAAATTTTTGACGCCAATGAGGAGCTCGGCTCCGCCAATATCGATGTGTCCTGCACGTTGGGGCTGCAATTTTTCGTGCGGGAGCAAAAGCTGTATGCGATCGCCTACATGCGCGCGAACGATGCGTTCCGGGGGATGGTCAGCGATGTGTTCTCGTTCACGTTTATACAGGAGCTGCTCGCGAGAGAATTGGGGCTGGAGCTAGGCGATTATTATCATGTTGTCGGCTCGGTACATATCTATCAGCCGGATGACGAGGCGGTGGAGAGGGTGCTGGCCGAAGCCGCATCCGGTACAAAGGGGCAGAGGGATGAATTTCCGGTCATGCCTTCCGGCAATCCTTGGCCTTATCTGGAGACGGTCCTGGAATATGAATCGCTATTGAGAGAAGATTGCGTCACCTTGTCGGGTCCGGACATCGAAGCGCTGGATCTGCCTGTGTACTGGCAGCAGGTGCTGCTGCTGTTCAGCTTCTACCAGTCTGTCGCTTACAGCAGGCCTGCGGACGCTTCTGTGCTCCATGCGTTGTGTCCGCTCTATCAGCGGCTGCTGCATCACAAATGGCCGCGTCAGACGAAGACTCCGCTTTTTGAGCATCAATAG
- the thiM gene encoding hydroxyethylthiazole kinase codes for MIVHQVSALIDKLRQARPLVHNMTNVVVTNFTANGLLALGASPVMAYAREEVADMAAIAGALVLNLGTLSEDTVESMIVAGQAANRHGVPVLLDPVGAGATRYRTASALRVLREVQVSLVRGNASELANLIGEQRVIKGVDAGDSAEDERVELAVRAARSLHTVVAITGPEDVITDGQAGYIVKGGHPLLAQVTGAGCLLTSVLGSFAAVERDVLLAGAAGLAFYAAAAYEAAARTEANGPGSFQIAFLDELSCLNRDSLKTHTEVKPFEPALAKEGEAR; via the coding sequence ATGATCGTACATCAAGTGTCCGCGCTGATTGATAAGCTGCGGCAAGCTCGACCGCTCGTTCATAATATGACGAATGTGGTGGTGACGAATTTTACGGCGAACGGCTTGCTCGCGTTGGGGGCGTCGCCTGTCATGGCGTATGCGCGCGAAGAAGTGGCCGATATGGCGGCCATCGCCGGGGCGTTGGTGCTGAATCTGGGCACTCTCTCCGAGGATACCGTCGAGTCGATGATCGTCGCCGGACAGGCTGCTAATCGCCATGGAGTACCCGTGCTGCTCGATCCGGTTGGAGCAGGCGCGACGCGTTACCGGACGGCGTCTGCGCTGCGCGTGCTGCGGGAGGTGCAAGTGTCTCTTGTCCGCGGCAACGCTTCGGAATTGGCGAATCTGATTGGCGAACAGCGCGTCATCAAAGGGGTGGATGCGGGGGACTCGGCAGAGGACGAGCGAGTGGAGCTGGCGGTTCGCGCTGCCCGCAGCCTGCATACGGTCGTTGCCATTACGGGGCCGGAGGATGTCATTACCGACGGACAAGCCGGCTATATCGTGAAGGGCGGGCATCCTCTGCTGGCACAGGTCACGGGCGCGGGCTGCCTGCTGACGTCGGTGCTGGGGTCATTTGCCGCCGTGGAGCGGGATGTGCTGCTGGCGGGAGCTGCGGGGCTTGCCTTCTACGCCGCGGCTGCGTACGAAGCGGCGGCGCGGACGGAAGCAAACGGACCGGGAAGCTTCCAGATTGCATTCCTGGACGAGCTGTCCTGCTTGAACCGGGATTCGCTGAAAACACATACGGAAGTGAAGCCGTTCGAGCCCGCTTTAGCAAAGGAAGGTGAAGCGCGATGA